One genomic window of Salmo salar chromosome ssa12, Ssal_v3.1, whole genome shotgun sequence includes the following:
- the LOC106565383 gene encoding LETM1 domain-containing protein LETM2, mitochondrial, protein MSVSELQVACRSRGMRSLGLTTEQLMQQLQQWLALHLKENVPPSLLLLFPCHVPYRPHTQVPCHPPHRQTGASRRPPPAVIEDPVKDKPMSASLEVLVDSAPIIMDRKVRRVLDKARIVELKMVSPEAQLIHGKGAELATKVNAPICKSLWIRASAK, encoded by the exons ATGAGTGTGTCAGAGCTGCAGGTGGCGTGTCGTAGCCGGGGAATGAGGTCACTGGGGCTGACGACCGAGCAACTCATGCAGCAACTGCAACAG TGGTTGGCTCTTCACCTGAAGGAGAatgttcctccatctctcctgctGCTGTTCCCGTGCCATGTACCATACCGACCTCACACCCAAGTCCCCTGTCATCCTCCCCATCGTCAAACTGGAG CAAGTCGCCGCCCCCCTCCCGCAGTGATCGAGGACCCGGTCAAAGACAAGCCCATGTCTGCGTCACTAGAAGTCCTGGTGGACTCTGCCCCCATTATCATGGACAGGAAG GTAAGGAGAGTTTTGGATAAAGCCAGGATTGTGGAATTGAAGATGGTGTCACCAGAAGCTCAGTTAATACAT GGAAAAGGTGCTGAGTTGGCTactaaggtgaatgcaccaatttgtaagtcgctctggataagagcgtctgctaagtga
- the LOC106565384 gene encoding voltage-gated hydrogen channel 1, with the protein MSKYLRHFTAVGDNHTAHWHNEGLHEAREEPGPATEQLPHGELTFRGSLKRLYSSERFQIAVVCLVILDAIFVLGELLIDLSIIKLAHGHVAPQVFHYLSLALLTFFMVELAGKLLAYRLEFFHHKFEVFDGLVVIVSFILDIVYITSKDAFDGMGLLILLRLWRVARIVNGILVSVKSRADREVQILKESNDHLVQQVNDLQEHNGKMEQENSKLRAILRQHAIEF; encoded by the exons ATGTCCAAGTACCTGAGGCATTTCACCGCGGTGGGTGATAACCACACAGCCCATTGGCACAATGAGGGGCTGCATGAGGCTAGAGAGGAGCCGGGACCAGCCACAGAACAGCTGCCCCACGGGGAACTCACCTTCAGAGGCTCCCTGAAGAGACTCTACAGCTCAGAGAGATTCCAG ATAGCTGTGGTGTGCCTGGTCATCCTGGATGCCATCTTTGTGCTGGGCGAGCTACTGATCGACCTGTCAATCATCAAGTTGGCGCATGGGCACGTTGCCCCTCAG GTCTTCCACTACCTGAGTCTGGCTCTTCTCACCTTCTTCATGGTGGAGCTAGCTGGAAAGCTCTTGGCCTACCGACTGGAGTTCTTCCATCACAAGTTTGAGGTGTTTGACGGGCTGGTGGTGATTGTGTCCTTCATCCTGGACATTGTGTATATCACCAGTAAAGATGCCTTTGATGGCATGGGCCTCCTGATCCTCCTCAGGCTCTGGAGGGTGGCCAGGATAGTCAACG GAATCCTGGTGTCTGTGAAGTCACGGGCCGATCGCGAAGTTCAAATACTGAAGGAGAGCAACGATCACCTGGTACAGCAAGTTAACGACCTACAAGAGCACAATGGCAAGATG GAACAAGAGAACAGTAAACTACGAGCTATCCTCCGACAGCATGCCATTGAGTTCTGA